AGAGGAACGCGACCCCGGCGAGCAGCATCGCGATCGAGGCCGTCATCCCCTGGCCGCGGTTGCCGCTGTCCTCCCAGTACGAGGTCCACGTCCGGTTCGAGGCGTCCCCGTCCGGGGTGTTCATCGTCATGAAGGAGATCAGGAACAGCGCGACGAAGAAGATCCCGGACAGCGGCCCCACCGCGTGCACCGCCGGCGCGGACCGGGGTGCCACCGGGACCGGAGGTGCCGCCGGCACCGGGGCGGCGGCGACCGGGGCGTCCGACGTGTCGTCGAGCACGTCGACGACGGCGTCCACCGCCGTGCCGGGAGCCGTGACGGGAGCGGGGACGGGAGCGGGGACGGGAGCGGGGACGGGAGCGGCGACGGGGTCCTCGAACTCGACGCCCGGCGGCGGGCCGGGGTCCCCGGGTGCGGGTGGGGTGGGAGCGGTCGGAGTGGCCATCGGGGCACCTCCCTGGGGCTCGTCGTGGAGCGAATCTGGCACTGCCGGACCCGGGAGGCAAGGCCGGTCGCCCACGGGACGTGGCATGCTGAGTGGGCCCGGGCGCACTGGCGCCCCGATCGGAACTCGAGGACGTTGACCGCATCACCCCGCGCAGTCGAACTGGCGATCGCCGCGGCCGAGGCCGCCTCCGACAAGCTCGCCGACGACATCCTCGCCTTCGACGTCAGTGATCAGCTGTTCATCACGGACATCTTCGTGCTCTGTTCCGGCTCGAACGACCGGCAGGTCAAGTCGATCGTCGACGAGATCGAGCACCGGCTCCGGGGGCTCGGTGAGCGCCCCGTCCGTCGTGAGGGGGAGCGGGAGGGCCGCTGGGTCCTGCTCGACTACGCCGAGATCGTGGTGCACGTCCAGCACACCGAGGACCGCATGTACTACGCCCTCGAGCGGCTCTGGAAGGACTGCCCGAGCATCGAGCTGCCCGAGGCCGTGCGGATGAGCCGGCTGCGCGCGGCCGGCGACTGACGGGGAACCAGGACGCACGTGAACCACGACGGGAGCGCGCGCCGGCGCATCGTCGTCTGGCGGCACGGCCAGACGACCTGGAACTTCGACGGCCGCTTCCAGGGCCAGTCCGACGTCGAGCTCGACGCAACCGGCATCGAGCAGGCCGCGCGAGCGGCGCAGATCCTCGCGGCGCTGGCCCCGACCGCGATCGTGTCCTCCGACCTCAGCCGGGCGCGGGCGACCGCGGAGGCGCTGGCGAAAGTGACGGAGCTTCCGGTCGCGCTCGACGAGCGGCTGCGTGAAACCTTCCTCGGGACCTGGCAGGGCCGGACCCGCGCCGAGGTCGAGGAGCTGTTCCCGGGCGAGGCCGCGGCCTGGCTCGCGGGGGGCCTCGAGCGCCGTGGTGGCGGTGAGCACATGACGGAGGTCGCCGACCGGGCCGTCGCCGCCGTCCTCGACGCCCTCGCCCCGCTCCCGCCCCGGGCCACGCTTGTCGCGGTGACGCACGGCGGCGCCGGGCGCGTCCTGATCGCGCAGATGATCGGCCTGCCGCCCGAGCAGTGGAAGGTCCTCGGCGGGCTCGCGAACTGCTGCTGGTCCGTGCTGTCCGAGCGTCCCGGGGGCGACACCGGCCCGCGTTGGGTCCTCACCGAGCACAACGCCGGAACCCTCCCGCAGCCGGTCCTGTCCGACGACCGCTGACGACTCGTCAGCTTGAGGGGACGTCAGGCGCCGGGCGTCCGGCGGCTGGAGTCGCGGATCTCGCCCACGAGTTCTTCGAGCACGTCCTCGAGCATGAGGACGCCGATGGTGCGTCCCGTCGCGTCGGTCGCGGCGGCGAGGTGACTCCCGGCAGCCTGCAGAACTCGCAACGCCTCGGAGAGCGGGGCGTCGGCGGGCACGCGGACCAGCGGACGGATCGCGTCGGCCGGCAGCGGCTCGTCCGGCCCGGCGTCGCGGAGGACGTCCTTGACGTGGACGTAGCCGACGAGGGACTCGTCGTTCCGGACGCCGAAGCGGGAGAACCCCGTGGCGGCGCAGCGGGCCTCGACGTCGCCGCACGTGGCGAACCGCGAGACCGTGCTGAATGCGTACTCGGGGATCACCAGGCGTTCGACCGAGCGGTCCTCGAACTCGAGGGCGCCGTGGAGCAGTTCGTACTCCTCGGCGTCGAGCAGGCCCTCGCGGTGCGACTCCTCGACGAGCTCGGCGACCTCGTCCCGCGTGTAGGTGGACCGCACCTCGTCGGCGGGCGGGATCCGCAGCAGGCGCAGCACGGCGTTGGCGATCGCGTTCAGCGAGACCACGAACGGCTTGAGCACCGCGACCACGGCCACCAGCGCGGGCCCGAGCACGAGCGCGGCGCGTTCGGGGCCGGCGATCGCGATGTTCTTCGGCACCATCTCGCCGAGCACGACGTGCAGGGCGACGACAGCGGTGAGCGCGACCGCGAACGCGATCGGATGCAGGGCGTCCTCGGGCAGGCCCGCGCGCTCGACCCACGGTTCGAGCAGGTGCGCCACGGCGGGCTCGCCGATGGCGCCGAGACCGAGCGAGCAGATCGTGATGCCGAGCTGCGCGCCCGCCATCATCTGCGAGACGTTGCCCATCGCCCCGAGCGTGATCTCGGCCGCGCGGGAGCCCGCGGCTGCGCGCGGTTCGATCTGGGTCCGGCGGGCGGAGATCAGCGCGAACTCCGCGCCGACGAAGAACGCGTTGAAGGCGAGCAGCAGGACGGCGACGCCGAGCGCGGTGGAGTCGCTCACGAGGCGTCCACCGTCAGCTCGACGCGGTCGACGCGGCGCCGGTCCATCGACACCACCGCGAGCCGGGCCGGCGCGGTCGCGGCCTCCCGGGCGTCGGCGGGCGTGGCTTCGGTCCGGACCTCGACGGCGACGGTGTCGCCGACCTCCGGCAGCCGGCCGAGCTCGTGCAGCACCAGGCCGGCGACCGTCTCGTAGACGTCGGACTCCGGCAGCGCGACGCCGGTGCGGTCGCGCACCTCGTCGACCCGGAGCAGGCCCGACAGCGACCACACGCCGGCGCGCACCGGGCGGACCGGCTGCTCGCCGGGGTCGTGCTCGTCCGCGATCTCGCCCACGAGCTCCTCGACGAGGTCCTCCAACGTCACGACGCCGGAGACCCCGCCGTACTCGTCGACGACGACCGCCATCTGCAGGCCGTGGTCGCGGAGCCGGGCGCTGAGCGAGTCGAGGTCGAGCGTGTCCGGGACGAGCACCGGCGGTGAGGCGATCGCGGCGACCGTCACCTCCGCGCGGCGCTCGGCCGGGACGGCGACCGCCTGCTTGACGTGCACGAGGCCGCGGACGTCGTCGGCGCCGTCACCGAGGACGGGGAAGCGGGAGAGCCCGGTCTCGCGGGCCAGTGCGATGACGGCGGCGGCCGGGTCGTCGGCGTGCACCGACCGCACCCGGACGCGCGGCGTGCGGATGTCGCCGGCGGTGCGGTCGCCGAAGGCGAGGGACCGTTCGAGCAGCGCCGCGGTCGGGGATCCGAGCACGCCCTCCAGGGCCGAGCGGTGCACCAGCGAGGCGAGCTCCTCGGCGGAGCGGGCCGAGCGCAGTTCCTCCTGCGGTTCGATGCCGAACCGGCGCAGGATCGCGTTGGCCGCGCCGTTGAGCACGCGGATCGGCCCGCGGTTCAAGCTCGTGAACCCGCGTTGGAAACCCTGGGTCGCGCGGGCCACGGCCAGCGGCCGGGCGATCGCGAGGTTCTTCGGCACGAGCTCGCCGAAGATCATCGTGACCGCCGTCGCCAGCGTCAGGCTGATCGTCAGGGCGACGGGGTGCACCCACCCGTCGGCGACCCCGGCGTCGCGGAGCGGGCCGTCCACCAACCGGGCGATCGCGGGCTCGGCGAGGAACCCGATCGCGAGGTTGGTCACGGTGATCCCGACCTGCGCGCCGGAGAGCTGCGTCGACAGCGTCTGCAGCGCGTGCTGGGCGCCGCGGGCGGCGCGGTCCCCGTCGGCGGCCGCGCGGTCGACCGCGGCCCGGTCGACGGTCACGAAGGAGAACTCCGCCGCGACGAACAGGCCGCACGCGGCGACGAGGGCGAGGGCGAGGAGCAGAAAGGCGGCCTCGGTCACCGAGGCCGCCCCGGTCTCGGAGCTGAGTCGGACATCAGGGCGGCAACGACGGACGGGTGGGGCGGGGTTCCCGGCGGCGGTGATCGGCGGCCGCGGACGGCTGCGCTGGGCTCCCTAGAATCGGGTCGCGTCCGCCGTACCCGAGGGCGCACCCTGGTTGCGGAGAGCAACCGCGCGCACACGAGACTGAGGACATGAGCGACTCCGAGCAGGCCCCCGAGACCGGCGCCGACGCCCCGAAGTTCCGCTACACCGCGGCGCTCGCCAACGAGCTGGAACGCCGCTGGCAGGACCGGTGGGAGGCGGAGGGCACGTTCGAGGCGCCCAACCCCGCCGGGCCCATGGCCGAGCCGGAGAAGGTCGCCGGCCGGGAGAAGCTCTTCGTGATGGACATGTTCCCGTACCCCTCGGGGTCGGGACTGCACGTCGGGCACCCGCTGGGCTACATCGCGACCGACGTCTACGGCCGCTACAAGCGCATGACGGGTTACAACGTCCTGCACTGCCTCGGGTACGACGCGTTCGGTCTGCCGGCCGAGCAGTACGCGGTGCAGACCGGTCAGCACCCGCGGGTCACGACCGAGGCGAACATCGCCAACATGCGCCGTCAGCTGCGCGCGCTGGGCCTGGGGCACGACGCCCGCCGCTCGATCTCCACGACGGACACCGACTACTACCGGTGGACGCAGTGGATCTTCCTGCAGATCTTCAACTCCTGGTACGACACCGAGGCCGACAAGGCCCGGCCGATCGCCGACCTGATCGCCCAGTACGCCGACGGGTCCCGGCCGACGCCGGACGGCCGCGCGTGGGACGAGCTGGCCGAGCGCGAGCGCCGCGACATCATCGACTCGCACCGCCTCGCCTACCTCTCGCACGCGCCGGTGAACTGGTGCCCCGGCCTGGGCACGGTGCTGGCGAACGAGGAGATCACCGCCGACGGTCGCAGCGAGCGCGGCAACTTCCCGGTCTTCAAGCGCAACCTGCGCCAGTGGATGATGCGCATCACCGCCTACGCCGACCGGCTGATCGCCGACCTCGACGGGCTGGACTGGTCCGACGCCATCAAGCTGATGCAGCGCAACTGGATCGGCCGCTCGCAGGGCGCCCGCGTCGACTTCGCGGTGACCACCGCGGCCGGCGCGGCGGACAAGATCACCGTCTTCACGACGCGTCCCGACACCCTGTTCGGCGCGACGTACATGGTGCTCGCGCCCGAGCACCCGATGGTCGACGACCTGCTGCCCGCGCAGTGGCCGGGCGACCTGCCCGAGTCCTGGACCGGCGGGCACCCGACGCCCGCGGCCGCGGTGGCGGCGTACCGGACCGCGGCGATGTCGAAGTCGGACGTCGAGCGGCAGGTCGACTCGAAGGAGAAGACCGGCGTCTTCACCGGTGTCCACGCGACGAACCCGGTGAACGGTGAGCAGATCCCGGTCTTCGTCGCCGACTACGTCCTGATGGGGTACGGCACCGGCGCGATCATGGCCGTCCCGGCCGAGGACGAGCGTGACTGGGCGTTCGCCGAGGCGTTCGGGCTGCCGATCCGCCGCACCGTCCAGCCGCCGGCGGACTGGACCGACGGGCCGTGGACCGGTGAAGGCGTCTCGATCAACTCGGAGAACGACGAGATCTCGCTGAACGGCCTGACGATGGCCGCGGCGAAGGAACGCATCACCGAGTGGCTGGTCGCCAAGGGTCTGGGTGAGGCGACGGTCCAGTACAAGCTGCGCGACTGGCTGTTCAGCCGCCAGCGGTACTGGGGCGAGCCGTTCCCCGTCGTCTACGACGAGCACGGTGTCGTGGCGCTGCCGGAGGAGCTGCTGCCGGTCGAGCTGCCGGAGGTGGAGGACTACTCGCCGCGGACGTTCGACCCGAATGACGCCGACTCAGATCCGGAGTCGCCGCTCGCCCGCGCGACCGAGTGGACGACCGTCACGCTGGACCTGGGCGACGGGCCCAAGGAGTACCGGCGGGAGACCAACACGATGCCGCAGTGGGCGGGCTCGTGCTGGTACGAGCTGCGCTACCTGGACCCGACGAACTCCGAGCGTCTGGTCGACCCGGAGAACGAGCGCTACTGGATGGGCCCGCGCAGCGAGAGCGACTGCGGCGGTGTCGACCTGTACGTCGGCGGTGTCGAGCACGCCGTGCTGCACCTGCTGTACGCGCGCTTCTGGCACAAGGTGCTCTACGACCTGGGCCACGTCTCCTCGTCCGAGCCGTTCCGTCGCCTGTTCAACCAGGGCTACATCCAGGCCTACGCCTACCGCGACGCGCGGGGTGTGCTGGTGCCGGCCGACGAGGTCGTCGAGGGTGCGGACGGCGTATGGACCTACAACGGCGAAGAGGTCACCCGCGAGTACGGGAAGATGGGCAAGTCCCTGCGCAACTCCGTCACGCCGGACGACATGTTCGACGCGTACGGCGCGGACACCCTCCGGCTGTACGAGATGGCGATGGGCCCGCTGGACGTCTCCCGGCCGTGGGACACCCGTGCGGTCGTCGGCTCGTTCCGGCTGCTGCAGCGGATCTGGCGCAACGTCGTCGACGAGAACACCGGCAAGCCGACGGTGCAGGACCGTCCGGTCGACGACGAGACCGCGCGCGTGCTCGCGCGGACCATCGACGGCGTCGGCCGCGACATGGACAACCTGCGCTTCAACACCGCCATCGCGAAGCTGACCGAGTGCAACAACCACCTGACCCGCGTCGTGAGCGCGGAGGGCGGGCTGCCGCGTGAGGTCGCCGAGGCGCTGGTGCTGATGATCGCGCCGCTGACGCCGCACATCGCCGAGGAGCTGTGGGCCAAGCTCGGCCACACCGGCTCGCTCGCGTACGAGCCGTTCCCGACCGCCGACCCGGCCCTGCTGGTCGAGGACACCGTCACCTGCGTCGTCCAGGTCAAGGGCAAGGTCCGCGACCGGCTCGAGGTCCCGGCCGACATCACCGAGGAGGCGCTGGTCGAACTCGCCCTCGCCTCCGAGGCGGTCCAGCGCGCCCTCGACGGCGCCGGCGTCCGCACCGTCGTCGCCCGGCCGCCGAAGCTGGTCAACGTCGTCCCCGCCTGACCGTCCCGCCCCGCCCCGCTCACGCCGGGCCGCTGTCAAAAAAGGGTGACACCCCTTACTGCGCAGTAAGGGGTGTCACCCTTTCTTTTCCACAGGCGGCGCACGGTCGACGTTGTCCACAGACCGGCGGCCGGCGCCCCCGCGGGGGCGCGAAGCCGTCTACCGTCCGGCCGTGGGTCTGCGGACGGGGTCGGGTCGCGTCGCCGAGGCCCGGGCACGCGCGGAGCTCCGGGTGCGGGAGCTCTTCGCGGTCGGCCCGGGGCCGGTCGACGCTGTGCCGGTCGACGCTGTGCCGGTCGACGCCGAGCTGGACGCCGTCGACGATCCGGACCTCCCCGGACCCGGCCGGGTTCGCCTCGGGCTCGACCGGCGCGCGGTGGGGGCGCTGCTGGTCATCGCGCTCGGGGGAGTGGTGATCGCCGGGGCCGTCGTCCTGCGGGCGCGCCCGCACGTCGAGGACGTCGGGCCCGCCGCCGTGGTCGCCCCGGGTTCGCCGGTCCCGGGCGTCTCGGCCGCCCCCGGCCTCGCCGCGCCCGGCATCGTCGTCGACGTCCAGGGCAAGGTGCGCCGCCCCGGGGTGGTGCAGCTGCCCGCGGGGTCGCGGGTCCTCGACGCCCTCGAGGCCGCGGGCGGTCCCCGTCCCGGCGTCGCGACGACCTCGCTCAACCTCGCCCGGCTCCTCACCGACGGCGAGCAGGTCGTCCTTGAGGCCGGGGACGCGGGCGCCACCGCCGGTGGCATCGGCTCCGACGGCCTGGTGAACCTCAACACCGCGACCCTCGCCGACCTCGACAGCCTCCCCGGCGTCGGCCCCGTCCTCGCCCAGCGGATCCTCGACTGGCGCTCCGAGCACGGCCGCTTCTCCTCGATCGAGGAGCTCCAGGAGGTCCCCGGCATCGGCCCGAGCACCTTCGCCGACCTGAAGAGCCGGGTCCGGGTCTGAAGGAACCGCGGCCGCGTCCATCCCCGGCCGTCGACAGCAGAGCTGCAGTGCCCTCGGCCCGCACTTCGGTAGATCTGACGCAGCGTCACCAGATTCACCCGATTGGCGTTGGGCCGTTCGCGTGACGGGCGGGGCGCAGCGGTGTGGCGGGGAGTCATGCTCGGGGGCAGCACCGGTAGTTGGCGTGCCGGTCGGGGGCGTTCGGGGGACGTTGTGGTCGGTCCATGGGGCCGGCGGGGGCGGGGAGTCGCTCTCGTCGTCGCGCCGGTACTGGTGGCGGGGTTGTCGGTCGCGGTCGCGCTGGGGGCGCGGCAGGCCGGTACACCGGCGGAGACGATGACGCCCGTCGCCGCGGAGACCGAGCGGACCCGTCCGCTGCTGCCGCACACCCGCCCGGACTGCGCGGTGCAGAAGTGCGTCGCGCTGACCTTCGACGACGGTCCGGGGCCGCAGACCCGCGCGCTGCTGCGGATGCTGCGGCGCGCGAACGCGGTCGCGACGTGGTTCCCGGTCGGCGAGGTCGCCGCCGCACATCCCGAACGGCTGCGAGCGATCGCGCGCGCGGGTCACGAGATCGGCAACCACTCCTGGTCGCACCCGGTCCTGCCGCGACAGGGCGACCTCACGGTGGCGGGGGAGATCACCCGCACCGCCGACGTGGTCGAGCGCGCCACCGGCGTTCGGCCGCGACTGGTGCGTCCGCCCTACGGCGCGCTCTCGCCCCGGGTGCGGGTCGCCCTCAAGCAGCTCGGTGCCCCGATCGTCCTCTGGGACGTCGATCCGCTCGACTGGAAGTACCGTGACGCCGATCTCGTTCACCGCAACGTTGTCGACTTCGTGCGGCCCGGATCGATCGTGCTGCTGCACGACATCCACGCGAGCACGGTCGCGGCGGTGCCGCTGATCCTCGCCACGCTCGCCGCGCAGGGCTACACCTTCGTCAGCGTCTCCGACCTGTTCGGCACCGCGCTGCGGGCGGGCCGGGTGCACACCGATCACGCGGCCGCCTGATTGCCGTCTTGACCTGCGCTTTTCTGAACCGTCTTCAGTTTCACAGCCCTGTCCGATTTACCCGGTATGACCGGATTCCGTACGATCCTCAGGTTCGGACGGAAGAGGACAGGCATGGTCGAGGCGCAGACGGCCCGGCGGCGGATCGCCGCGGTGGCGGGCATCGTCGCGCTCGGGATCTGCCTGTCGGCGACGGTCGTGGTCGTCGCGCGTACCGCCGGCTCGGACGAGGCGGCCGCCAAACCGGTCGCGTCCGCGTCGAACCTCGCCGCCGAGGATTCCGACGTCCTCAGCGAGGAACAGGCCCGCGCCCGCGACCGCGCGAAGCTCGCCGCGGAGCGCGCGCGGATCCTCGGGCTGCAACCCCCGGCGCCGGCGGACGAGGTGGCTCCGGCGCCGGCGATCCCGGTCACGGGGGACGTGGACTGCTCCGTCCTCAAGTGCGTCGCGCTGACCTTCGACGACGGCCCCGGCGCGCAGACGAGCCAGGTGCTCGCCGCCCTCGCGGAGTACAACGCGGTGGCGACGTGGTTCCCGCTCGGCGAGATGATCGCCGACAACCCGGACGCCCTGCGCGCGATCGCGGCCGCCGGGCACGAGATCGGCAACCACTCCTGGTCGCACCCGCAGCTGACCGCGCTGCGCGAACGGGACGTCAACCGGCAGATCACCCGCACCGCCGACCTCATCGCAGAGGTCACGGGCGTTCGTCCGACGCTGGTCCGCCCGCCGTACGGCTCGGTCTCGCGCCGGGTCAACGGGGAACTCGCGCGCCTGCAGGCGCCGATCATCCTGTGGGACGTCGACCCGCTCGACTGGCGCTACCAGAACACCGACCGCGTCCACCGCAGCGTCGTGCGCCAGACCAAGCCCGGCTCGATCGTGCTGATGCACGACATCCACCGCACGACGGTCGCGGCCGTCCCGCGGATTCTGCGCTCGCTGGCCCACCGCGGCTACACGTTCGTGACGGTGTCTCAGCTGTACGGCAACAGCCTGCAGCCCGGTCGCGCCTACACCGACCGCCGCGCGGACCTCGGTCGCTGAGTTTTCCCCAGGGCGCACACGTCCGGAGTTGTCCACAGTGACGGGGCTCGAGGTCAGCCGGCCGTCGTAGCGTCCGCCGGTGGACCGGATCGATCTGCGCCTGCTCCCGGCCGCCGCCGCGGCCTGGGTCGCGGCCTGGCTCGCGCCGACGCTGCACCGCACGACGGTCGGCATCGGTGTGCTCGGTGCGGGCGTCGCGGCGCTGCTGCTCGCGCGGTCGCGGACCGCGGGCGCCACGGTGCTCGCCGCCGCCCTCGGTGTCGGTGCGGCGGCCGGACTCGGGGCCGCCGCGCGAGGAACCGCGATCGCCGCCGGGCCGGTCGACGACCTCGCGCACGAGCGGGCGACGGTCCGCGTCGACCTGCGGGTGACGGGGGACCCGGCGGTCCGGGCGACGGCGTCGCGCTTCGGTCGCAGTGAGGTGATCACGGTGCCGGCGCTGGTCGAGCGAGTCCTCGCCCGGGGGACGACGACCGACGTCCACACCCGCGTTCTCGTTCTCGCGACCGATCGCGGCTGGACGAATCTGATCCCGGGTCAGGAGATGCGCGTGGCCGGGCGTCTCTCGCCGCCGCGCTCGCACAGCCCGCTGGCCGCAATCCTGCAGGTGCGGGGGCCGCCGCCGGTCGCGAGCGCTGCGCCGTGGCGGGACCGCGCCGCCGCCGACGTCCGGGCCGGCCTGCGGTCCGCCGTCGCCGGGCTCGGGGCCGCCGAACGCGGGTTGGTGCCGGGGCTCGTGCTCGGTGACACCTCGGGCATCGACCCGGAGCTCAGCGGCGACTTCCAGGTCGCGGGGCTCTCCCACGTCCTCGCCGTGTCGGGGTCGAACCTCGCGCTGCTGCTCGGGGCCGTGCTCGGGTTGGCGCGGCTGGCGGGGGTGCGACTGCGTGCGCTCCCGGTCGTCGGGCTCGCCACCGTCGTGGTCTTCGTGTTCGTCGCACGGCCGGAGCCGAGCCTGCTGCGGGCGTCGGTGATGGGCGTCGTCGGGGTCCTCGGGCTGGCGGTGGGTCGGCGCGGCCGGGCCGCGCCCGCGCTGTGCGCGGCGGTGATCGTGCTGCTGCTCGTCGACCCGTGGCTCGCGCGCTCGTACGGGTTCGCGCTCAGTGTCTCGGCGACGGCCGGGCTGATCTTCCTCGCCCCGCGCTGGCGCGACCGCCTGGCGCGCCGGATGCCGCGCTGGCTCGCGACGGCGATCGCCGTCCCCGCCGCGGCCCAGGCGGCCTGCGGTCCGGTGCTCGTGCTGCTGACCGACGAGGTGGCTCTGGTCGCGGTCCCGGCGAACCTGCTCGCCGTCCCGGCGGTGCCGCCGGCGATGCTGCTCGGCGTCCTCGCGGCGGTGACCTGGCCCGTCTGCCCGCCGCTGGCGCGGGTGTTCGGGCAGCTCGCGGGTCTGCCGGCGTGGTGGATCGTCACCGTTGCGCGGTGCGCCGCCGACGTGCCGGGCGCGACGGTGCCGTGGCTGGCGGGTGCGCGCGGGGCGCTGGTCCTGACGCTCCTGACACTCGCGGTCGTGACGGTGCGTCAGTTGCCGCCGGTGGCGGTGGGGTTGGTCGTGCTGGCGGTGGTGCTCGCGCTCCGGCCACCCGTCCCGGTGCCGTCGGTGCTCCCGAGTTCGTGGCCGCCTCGGGACTGG
This region of Sporichthya brevicatena genomic DNA includes:
- the leuS gene encoding leucine--tRNA ligase, which codes for MSDSEQAPETGADAPKFRYTAALANELERRWQDRWEAEGTFEAPNPAGPMAEPEKVAGREKLFVMDMFPYPSGSGLHVGHPLGYIATDVYGRYKRMTGYNVLHCLGYDAFGLPAEQYAVQTGQHPRVTTEANIANMRRQLRALGLGHDARRSISTTDTDYYRWTQWIFLQIFNSWYDTEADKARPIADLIAQYADGSRPTPDGRAWDELAERERRDIIDSHRLAYLSHAPVNWCPGLGTVLANEEITADGRSERGNFPVFKRNLRQWMMRITAYADRLIADLDGLDWSDAIKLMQRNWIGRSQGARVDFAVTTAAGAADKITVFTTRPDTLFGATYMVLAPEHPMVDDLLPAQWPGDLPESWTGGHPTPAAAVAAYRTAAMSKSDVERQVDSKEKTGVFTGVHATNPVNGEQIPVFVADYVLMGYGTGAIMAVPAEDERDWAFAEAFGLPIRRTVQPPADWTDGPWTGEGVSINSENDEISLNGLTMAAAKERITEWLVAKGLGEATVQYKLRDWLFSRQRYWGEPFPVVYDEHGVVALPEELLPVELPEVEDYSPRTFDPNDADSDPESPLARATEWTTVTLDLGDGPKEYRRETNTMPQWAGSCWYELRYLDPTNSERLVDPENERYWMGPRSESDCGGVDLYVGGVEHAVLHLLYARFWHKVLYDLGHVSSSEPFRRLFNQGYIQAYAYRDARGVLVPADEVVEGADGVWTYNGEEVTREYGKMGKSLRNSVTPDDMFDAYGADTLRLYEMAMGPLDVSRPWDTRAVVGSFRLLQRIWRNVVDENTGKPTVQDRPVDDETARVLARTIDGVGRDMDNLRFNTAIAKLTECNNHLTRVVSAEGGLPREVAEALVLMIAPLTPHIAEELWAKLGHTGSLAYEPFPTADPALLVEDTVTCVVQVKGKVRDRLEVPADITEEALVELALASEAVQRALDGAGVRTVVARPPKLVNVVPA
- a CDS encoding ComEA family DNA-binding protein, encoding MGLRTGSGRVAEARARAELRVRELFAVGPGPVDAVPVDAVPVDAELDAVDDPDLPGPGRVRLGLDRRAVGALLVIALGGVVIAGAVVLRARPHVEDVGPAAVVAPGSPVPGVSAAPGLAAPGIVVDVQGKVRRPGVVQLPAGSRVLDALEAAGGPRPGVATTSLNLARLLTDGEQVVLEAGDAGATAGGIGSDGLVNLNTATLADLDSLPGVGPVLAQRILDWRSEHGRFSSIEELQEVPGIGPSTFADLKSRVRV
- a CDS encoding hemolysin family protein, with protein sequence MTEAAFLLLALALVAACGLFVAAEFSFVTVDRAAVDRAAADGDRAARGAQHALQTLSTQLSGAQVGITVTNLAIGFLAEPAIARLVDGPLRDAGVADGWVHPVALTISLTLATAVTMIFGELVPKNLAIARPLAVARATQGFQRGFTSLNRGPIRVLNGAANAILRRFGIEPQEELRSARSAEELASLVHRSALEGVLGSPTAALLERSLAFGDRTAGDIRTPRVRVRSVHADDPAAAVIALARETGLSRFPVLGDGADDVRGLVHVKQAVAVPAERRAEVTVAAIASPPVLVPDTLDLDSLSARLRDHGLQMAVVVDEYGGVSGVVTLEDLVEELVGEIADEHDPGEQPVRPVRAGVWSLSGLLRVDEVRDRTGVALPESDVYETVAGLVLHELGRLPEVGDTVAVEVRTEATPADAREAATAPARLAVVSMDRRRVDRVELTVDAS
- a CDS encoding polysaccharide deacetylase family protein is translated as MVEAQTARRRIAAVAGIVALGICLSATVVVVARTAGSDEAAAKPVASASNLAAEDSDVLSEEQARARDRAKLAAERARILGLQPPAPADEVAPAPAIPVTGDVDCSVLKCVALTFDDGPGAQTSQVLAALAEYNAVATWFPLGEMIADNPDALRAIAAAGHEIGNHSWSHPQLTALRERDVNRQITRTADLIAEVTGVRPTLVRPPYGSVSRRVNGELARLQAPIILWDVDPLDWRYQNTDRVHRSVVRQTKPGSIVLMHDIHRTTVAAVPRILRSLAHRGYTFVTVSQLYGNSLQPGRAYTDRRADLGR
- a CDS encoding histidine phosphatase family protein, translated to MNHDGSARRRIVVWRHGQTTWNFDGRFQGQSDVELDATGIEQAARAAQILAALAPTAIVSSDLSRARATAEALAKVTELPVALDERLRETFLGTWQGRTRAEVEELFPGEAAAWLAGGLERRGGGEHMTEVADRAVAAVLDALAPLPPRATLVAVTHGGAGRVLIAQMIGLPPEQWKVLGGLANCCWSVLSERPGGDTGPRWVLTEHNAGTLPQPVLSDDR
- a CDS encoding hemolysin family protein, which encodes MSDSTALGVAVLLLAFNAFFVGAEFALISARRTQIEPRAAAGSRAAEITLGAMGNVSQMMAGAQLGITICSLGLGAIGEPAVAHLLEPWVERAGLPEDALHPIAFAVALTAVVALHVVLGEMVPKNIAIAGPERAALVLGPALVAVVAVLKPFVVSLNAIANAVLRLLRIPPADEVRSTYTRDEVAELVEESHREGLLDAEEYELLHGALEFEDRSVERLVIPEYAFSTVSRFATCGDVEARCAATGFSRFGVRNDESLVGYVHVKDVLRDAGPDEPLPADAIRPLVRVPADAPLSEALRVLQAAGSHLAAATDATGRTIGVLMLEDVLEELVGEIRDSSRRTPGA
- a CDS encoding polysaccharide deacetylase family protein encodes the protein MAGLSVAVALGARQAGTPAETMTPVAAETERTRPLLPHTRPDCAVQKCVALTFDDGPGPQTRALLRMLRRANAVATWFPVGEVAAAHPERLRAIARAGHEIGNHSWSHPVLPRQGDLTVAGEITRTADVVERATGVRPRLVRPPYGALSPRVRVALKQLGAPIVLWDVDPLDWKYRDADLVHRNVVDFVRPGSIVLLHDIHASTVAAVPLILATLAAQGYTFVSVSDLFGTALRAGRVHTDHAAA
- the rsfS gene encoding ribosome silencing factor encodes the protein MTASPRAVELAIAAAEAASDKLADDILAFDVSDQLFITDIFVLCSGSNDRQVKSIVDEIEHRLRGLGERPVRREGEREGRWVLLDYAEIVVHVQHTEDRMYYALERLWKDCPSIELPEAVRMSRLRAAGD
- a CDS encoding ComEC/Rec2 family competence protein; this translates as MDRIDLRLLPAAAAAWVAAWLAPTLHRTTVGIGVLGAGVAALLLARSRTAGATVLAAALGVGAAAGLGAAARGTAIAAGPVDDLAHERATVRVDLRVTGDPAVRATASRFGRSEVITVPALVERVLARGTTTDVHTRVLVLATDRGWTNLIPGQEMRVAGRLSPPRSHSPLAAILQVRGPPPVASAAPWRDRAAADVRAGLRSAVAGLGAAERGLVPGLVLGDTSGIDPELSGDFQVAGLSHVLAVSGSNLALLLGAVLGLARLAGVRLRALPVVGLATVVVFVFVARPEPSLLRASVMGVVGVLGLAVGRRGRAAPALCAAVIVLLLVDPWLARSYGFALSVSATAGLIFLAPRWRDRLARRMPRWLATAIAVPAAAQAACGPVLVLLTDEVALVAVPANLLAVPAVPPAMLLGVLAAVTWPVCPPLARVFGQLAGLPAWWIVTVARCAADVPGATVPWLAGARGALVLTLLTLAVVTVRQLPPVAVGLVVLAVVLALRPPVPVPSVLPSSWPPRDWVVVACDVGQGDALAIRAGPRSAVVVDAGPDPAAVDRCLRRLGVREIPYLLLTHFHADHVEGLPGVLRGRRVAEIGVSPLPDPAGEVERVQRWAGRIPLTSPGPGEQRRAGDVAWRVLWPLRLIDEGAPANNASVVLLAEVRGVRILLTGDIEPAAQAALHRAEPGLRADVLKVPHHGSAHQHPPFLATLGARIALASVGADNDYGHPAPAVLRLLTAARTAIGRTDRHGDVAVVLRAGRLAVVRDRPG